TAACCCAATCATAAAGACGCATCTTAAACATCAAagagtcctttgaagttgtgtgGACCAGCCAAgttgtccccactttgctagcaGATTGTGTATTTTAGTGTATATGTAGCTCAGAACAAACCTACGGCCGGAGCTTTGCCTTCGTTAATTATGGGCTGCTgttgagggaggggtggatgtTTGGCAGATCCAGACTGGGCTGACAGCAGAGCTGATTTTAAAAGAACATTTGACTTGTTGTGTCATTTATTTAGCTTTAGGTTTCTAAGGCTGTGAATATGACTATTGTGttgcttctcttctgttttattAGTGATTCTCTAAAATTTATTCTACCACCTATCAGCTTTTCATATGTTAAATAATCTTTAACCTCAATATAAATACAGATCTTGAGTCATAAGATAAGTAACAAAAAGGGTCTGAAACGTTAAACCACCTCAGTCATTGGACATTAGCTCAGTCGGCTGGGACCTGTCGGAGGGTTCTGGGTTCCAGCCCCAGGGTGGACGAATCATGGAAgctgttctggtagtaggaggtgccagaacaccttcagaacactgcccaggtgcccttgagcaaggtaccgggCAGAGAGAAGAGGTGATGTTCATGATCCAGCTGGTTCAGATGCTCCGGAGGAGTTTGTACAGACGTGTTTCTATGTTTGAAGGCCAGATGATCTGTGGCTCAGCATCTCCTCTCCTATAGAACCACTCAAGAAGCGCTCCTCTGAGTGTCTCAGCCCCggtgcagtgttacacctgtgtctcagccccggtgcagtgttacacctgtgtctcagccccggtgcagtgttacacctgtgtctcAGCCCCAgtgcagtgttacacctgtgtttCAGCCCCggtgcagtgttacacctgtgtgttttcagccccggtgcagtgttacacctgtgtctcagccccggtgcagtgttacacctgtgtgttttcagccccgttgcagtgttacacctgtgtgttttcagccccgttgcagtgttacacctgtgtgttttcagccccgttgcagtgttacacctgtgtctcagccccgttgcagtgttacacctgtgtgttttcagccccgttgcagtgttacacctgtgtctcagccccggtgcagtgttacacctgtgtgttttcagccccgttgcagtgttacacctgtgtgttttcagccccgttgcagtgttacacctgtgtgttttcagccccgtTGCAGTGtttacacctgtgtgttttcagccccgttgcagtgttacacctgtgtgttttcagccccgttgcagtgttacacctgtgtgttttcagccccggtgcagtgttacacctgtgtgttttcagccccattgcagtgttacacctgtgtgtttccTGCCATCTCTCCGCTGGACTGCTTCAAATTCCCTCAGGAGTGTCCCGCAGGCCAGCGCTGCCTCTCCAGTACTGCGACAGGACGACGGGGTGAGaccctgatgtgtgtgtgcgtgtgtgtgtgtgtgcgtgtgcgtgtgtgcgtgcgtgtgtgcatgggAGCCAGAGAGTCCCTATTGTGTCCATAAATGACTTAATGTTCTCCTAATCTCAGACGCGAGGCCATAAATTGGCGGCCAGAGCTGCTAAATGTGCAGCAGCTCATCTCTTCGTGGTCACAGATTCGTGACCTCATGAGAAACGTTTTACTGTGATTCACTGATGGTCCTGGTTCTCCTTCATGTCGGCCATGTTCTGTACTGACTGATGTTTTAGTTGAGGTTCTTTTGGATTAATCCCGGTGTTCCTGCTCCCATCTCCCCGGACCTACAGGATCACTCCAGGTGAGCATGTATGAGAAGAGCTGCGCCGTCCCCTCCCAGTGTGGCGTGAGCGGCCAGAAATACGCCTCCGGCCTCTACTTTAACTACACCAACGTGTGCTGCGACACAGACCTGTGCAACGGCGCCGGGTCCATCACGGCCGTCGGCCGGGGCCGCGTGGCCCTCTGGCTGCTGGCcgctctggttctgctgctggcctGACCCTCGGGGGCCTCAGCCCCTCTCTGCCATCAGTGTTGAAGAGCCCAGATCCACGTTCTCCTGCTGGAGAATCGTCCTAGTCGAGGTGTCGACGTCTTACAGGATAAATTTACGTCACATGATCAGCAGCCAACAACTCTTCTGTGTACTAGCGTTACCATTTCCATGACCGTGTCGCTCCGTTCATTTTGGATTAAATAGGAACGTCTCAGCGGGTTTCCTGTAATTCCCAGGGTCAAGCTACAGCTGAGATCATTGGGTTGTCTTCATGCGACACAAACATTGGAATAAAAGTAGCATTTTAAGAACCAGATCGTGTTTGATGGTCCCTGTTTTTACAAACAACCCCTTTAGATGAGAGTCCGTGTAAAAAAGACCACAACACACATCATTATTGCTTTAATCCAAAGAACAATTCATCAGcagataataaaaaagaaagagaaatcaaCTGCTGGTTGGCTGATAAAGTTAAAGTCTCAGTACAAAATTGTAATTTGGGCTCAGTTTAAATGGCACTTGGGGTTCCTTTTTCTATTTTAGTCCGTTAACGGTGGCGCCAGATGTTGCCAATGATCCGATTTTAAAACCATCTTGTAAAATCTTCATGGTAACATGTTCAGTCAAAGGGATTCAATGGTATCACATCTCCAGGCTCCCTGTTGGAGCCCAAACTCTAAGGCGGAGTCATCTGACGTCACAGGGGATGTGAGAGAACAGGCCTTTCCACACCTTCGAGGGGGATTCTTTACCGGCATGAGTTTGCAGTGACGAGCCCCCAGTTACTTGCATACGCGCTGCGTATTGTTCAGTAATCTTTCACGGCTGCTGACGgagcacagaaacaggaagctggtgTCTATTGAAgccatttcctgtctctgcaaCTGTAAACCTGCATCTCAAAAGCAGGACCTTTTCTTGAGGCCAAGCGGAAGCGCCCCCTTCCTCCATGGGACACAATAAGAACAACTGAAGATAAATGGAGGGTTTCTGCAGTCCAGCACCCTCTAAGATTTAAAAGaacccttttccttcttttatccATAACTGATGACGGCAGCTGAGCGGGAGCACAAAAGCTTTGATGCTACTAGTAGGCGGCTTTTGCCCTGAAACTCCCACAAGTAAACGCAGGACAGGAAATGCAGGTTGATGAGAGTGAATTTAGAGCCCTTTCAAATTAGCAACCACGGCTAAAGTACATAACTTGAGAAAGTAAAGGGCGCAGAGCGAGCGTGTACGACCAAATcagggggtaggggtaggtgaggtcaggggtaggggtaggtgaggtcaggggtgggggtaggtgaggtcaggggtaggggtaggtgaggtcaggggtaggggtaggtgaggtcaggggtaggggtaggggtaggtgaggtcaggggtaggggtaggtgaggtcaggggttagaggtaggtgaggtcagggtaggggtaggtgaggtcaggggtaggggtaggggtaggtgaggtcagggtaggggtagggtaggtgaggtcaggggtagggtaggtgaggtcaggggttagaggtaggtgagggtcaggggtaggggtaggtgaggtcaggggtaggggtagggtaggtgaggtcaggggtaggggtaggggtaggtgaggtcaggggtaggggtaggtgaggtcaggggttagaggtaggtgaggtcaggggtaggggtaggggtaggtgaggtcagggggtagaggtaggtgaggtcaggggtaggggtaggtgaggtcaggggtaggggtaggggtaggtgaggtcaggggtaggggtaggtgaggtcaggggtaggggtaggggtaggtgaggtcaggggttagaggtaggtgaggtcaggggttaggggtaggggtaggtgaggtcaggggttaggggtaggtgaggtcaggggtaggggtaggtgaggtcaggggttaggggtaggtgaggtcaggggtaggggtaggtgtggtcaggggttaggggtaggtgaggtcaggggttaggggtaggggtaggtgaggtcaggggtaggggtaggggtaggtgaggtcagggatAGGGGTAGGTgtggtcaggggttaggggtaggtgaggtcaggggttaggggatCCAATCAAAAGGCCAATCATCCCTCTAAGGGGGAACACCACCAAAACCATTCAAGCCAACCAGCAGTATAACGTGATACCAGTGAATTATATTTTACTGAGGCATGGAATAAATGTGATGTGAACAAAAAGAATTGGAGAAAAGGAGATGAAACATGTAGCTTGCAGAGTGTTTagctttctgctctgctgctgtgttcaggCTCTTGTATTCTGCTGTCGTCCTACTTGAGAGCTTTAGCAACAGACGAGTAGGCAATGTGGATCTCCTCATCCAcggggcaggtggaggagaactcCTCCCTGGCATACGCAGCATTCAGGTACCTCCAAAGGTTTGTTAGAGACTGAGGGATGTTAAAGCTGCGGTACTTTAAACACACCACCTGGGGAGCAGGAGAAAGAGCAAGGAGAAAACCTTCAGCACCACTGggcttgaccctaaccctagccttaaccctagccctaaccctagccctaaccctagccttaaccctaaccctagccttaaccctagccctaaccctagccttaaccctagccctaaccctagccttaaccctagccctaaccctagccttaaccctagccctagccctagcattaaccctagccctaaccctagccttaaccctagccctagccttaactctagccctaaccctagccttaaccctagccctaaccctagccttaaccctgaccctagccttaaccctagccctgaccctagccttaaccctaaccctgaccctagccttaaccctagccctgaccctagccctaaccctagccttaaccctaaccctgaccctagccttaaccctaaccctagcctaaccctaaccctagccttaaccctagccctaaccctagccttaaccctagccttaaccctagccctaaccctagccttaaccctagccctagccttaactctagccctaaccctagccttaaccctagccctaaccctagccttaaccctagccctagccttAACTCTAGCCCTAGCcttaactctagccctaaccctagccttaaccctagccctaaccctagccttaaccctaaccctagccttaaccctagccctgaccctagccctaaccctagccttaaccctgaccctagccttaaccctagccctgaccctagccttaaccctaaccctgaccctagccttaaccctagccctgaccctagccctaaccctagccttaaccctaaccctgaccctagccttaaccctagccctaaccctagccttaaccctagccctaaccctagccttaaccctagccctgaccctagccttaaccctgaccctaaccctaaccctagccctgaccctagccctaaccctagccttaaccctagccctagccttaaccctagccctaaccctagccttaaccctagccctaaccctagccttaaccctagccctaaccctagccctgaccctagccttaaccctgaccctagccctagccctgacccttcAGCACCACTGGGCTCTAGAACCTTTGTTTCCCAGCAGGCTGCCCATCTTAAAGCTTAAAGATTACCTTCACAATGTGCAGCTTAGGCAGCAGGTTGCAGTCGGCGAGAGTGAGCTCCTGGCCGTCCAGGAAGGGACGAGCGGAGGAAATGATATCGTCGGAGCTATTCTGGTCGACCTCGTCAGGAAGCGGGGTACCAAGGTAGTCGTCCAGCTTCTTCAGCGCCTTCAGCAGACCTTTCTCTAAAGCTGAACACAATTAATTACTCATTTACAATTATAAAGACACATTTCTCCTACATGCAAATGTTTGGGCACCGATACATGTCAAGTTCATAGGAAAGATTAAACAAGTAGAAAAGAAATGGATCACCAAAGggcataaaaataaatatgaaaagcCGCTTAAAGTTGGTTAACTTTAACCCAGCAGTCAGCCAACCATCAGCAGCCCTGGGTTCCTCTTAGCGGTTAGCTAGCTCTCTGGAGGCTAAGAGATGTGCTCGTAGGATTCTCTAGGCAAACAAGTCAGAACCCCTGTTTGACTTGGTCCTGGGGACGGTGCACACTCATAAATTTcagtttgcttttatttatggaGCATCAGTTACAATCAAAACTCTCTGCAGGCACTTGACATGAAGCCAGAGCCTAACACCATCTAGGAAAAGCCCCCGTGCACCATGGAAACAGGTCCTATGGTCCAACGAGGTTAAAACAGAACTCTTGGCTATGATGAGCCAAAGATTATGACAAAGGTATGTTTGAAGAACAAGAGACGCAGAGGTTCGGGAATAAAACCCTCATGTGCCTGTTGAGAACGGGGAAGGATCAGGGGACTGATGGAGGGAAGAACGGAGTGCACCGGGGTGCTCAGGACGCTGAAGGCTTCACGTGGCCCCCACAGTCCCCTGCTGGGCACCGAGGGCCGTTAGCTGCTATCTACACAGGGTGCCGTAACATTTCTGGCAGCTTATTTGAACATGTAAAAGGTCCCATCAGCAGGTACATCATGAACTCGAATCCACCAGAACAGAATAAGCTCATTTGGTGACGACTGATCTCAGACAGTGAGATAAAACATTCGATCCACCTACTTTCATTGGTCTGGGGGTTGGAGTTCTTGATATATGCAGAGAATTTGGAGAAGACGTCCACGCCAGCTGTATTGGACTCTGGATTCCGAGCAGCCAGTCGAGGATACCTGGAAATGTCAAAGGCTTGTTTGGTGAGGAAAGAGTGTAAGACCAGCCCCAAATAACAAGAAACAGACTTTATATTGATCTCGTTAgtttaaaggattaaaaaatatatataatgacTTTGGAGGGCAGAGTTTTTCCTCCAGGAACTCCTCGATTTTGTTGGTGTCTGTTTTCACTTCGCTTCCACAAAGCAGGAAGGGAGGCTGAGCACCCGGCGCCAGGTCCTTCAGGATCTCTGGCTTCCTAGAAACACAACCCAAAACCAATCAGGCGAGAAATGAAACATATCAAAGGTGTCCCGGGCCGCTGTGTCACTGCATGGCATGCCGTGCCAACAGAAACCCGCAGCACAGGCGGTCACATGGTGCTCACCTCTTCATGTCGACCGTGGTGACGTCAAAGGTCACTCCTTTCAGCCACAACACCATGAACAAGCGCTGGGAGAAGGGACAGTTGCCGATGCTCTGACCATCACTCCCTGCCTGGGAGGGTAGAAAACATGCCCTTGTTTTATTCTTCTAGGGTTTCTTTGACCTGAAGCTGCTAACTGGTGCAGACAGAAGTCACTATGGTGCCGATCCTCCAGTCCAAAGAAAGAACTGGAGGATCGGCTGCAGCGCGGCTCTCAATAGAGGTGAAAGTGGATTTGGGGCCACGTTCACACAGCTTTGAATAGATTATGTCGACTTCTCCCACATTGGTGTCTGCGTCTCCATTTAATTTgcataaacatttaaataaacctGTGGACGAATGAAGAGACTGGAGTTTACGGCATCTTTGATTTCTGGTTGATTGGTGGGCTAAAAGGACCAATTTACTAAATCTGATTCTTACAGGTGCTTTGTAGGAATTGACCATATAGCTTTAAAATATTCTGGTATGGCCACAGGGAGCCATATTTCTTATGTTCTCTCCCTCTATATGTTTAGTTGAAGGGTTAGGTCTCTAATCTTCAGCAAAATAAGGTCTTATCTACAGTCAGTAACCAGTCTGACGGAGCCTCTCTGACCTGATGGTTATCTGAAAACAAGGTTTAGAGAAGTTACAAGAGCATCTTTCACCCACGATACAGGAAAAGGTGGAGCGGCCGTTCACAGAGGAACCATTATGAAAACCCCGGCAGAGAAAGCTGCTTCATTTCTGCAGGTTATTTTAGGACCAGCCAAATGAGATTAACCTGACTGGCCAATATACTAAACATAGATTAAAGTCACTAGTTCATCATCTCAACGtgcattagattagattatCTTCTTTATGTCTGATGACTCCGCGCTTTTAGTCTCGTACCATCAATTCAGACACGTTTGGAGTTTGTTCTAAATTCTTATTCATGAATTTAGAACAAACCCTTAGTTTTCTAGGAGTCATGGAACCGGAAAAAGTAAAGTTctcgcgcgcacacgcacgcacaacacacacgcaaatgTGTCACAAAATGTCGCATCCTGTCCCGCGTTCTTTCTGGACGTTCTCGTCAAGTTGCTCACCTTCACAAAAAGTTCGATTTTGGGCTGAGTCGCGTCGCTCATCTTCACCTGTTGCTGTCGGGCCCTTTATTGGCGCTAGAAAAGAGCCAAAACATGCGAGAATTGGTGAGGGAAAGTTCCAAGTGGCGCCTTCGAACGCTCGCTTTCGACTCCGGAGCCGAAAAAGCAGCTCCGCGACGGGCGGAGGCGAGAGCCCGGAGAGGGAAACGGCGCTGAGCGGTTCTACCGACCTGGCGTGGTTACGGGCGGTTACGGCGTCTGCTCGTTCTCCCTCCCGGTCCTGGTGTCCCTCACACGGCAGCAGCTACACTCAGCACCGCTCCCCCATTTCCTGCTGCGGCACCACGCGAAAAAAGCCGAGCGAGCTGGCAGAGAGTCGCTGTGGGACCGAACACGGGCTGGCGGGAGGAAGGGCTGCCGCCCCCGGGGGCACGGAGCCTGCGAATACCATAAAATACAGAGCAACTCGCAATAAGCAAAACTAGAATCTTGCTCAAAGGTGTTGGTACACTTTACAATCTGGGGTGAAACGTTCCTGCAAAGTTTATTGTAAATACGCCATCACGCCCTCTCCGTGTCATGTCACGTTTAGCCGCCAAACACTCACTTTAGCCGCCAAACACTCACTTTAGCCTTTTGGTGAACTACAAGATCATTTAGCTTCTCTTTCTGTTGCCCAGGAGAAGCAAATGTTAAGGTTTCTGTTGAATATCTGctttaagttatttattttctcactTTTCATATCAAACAAGAAAATCTTTCCTCACATAAATTGTCCACCTCGTTATTGAGGTTTGTGTGAATATTTTAGTGTGAGACTGAGTGTAAAGGAACCTTTTATTCACTTCAGGGACCATTTGGGCTTTGGTTCCAGGAGAGAACCCTAACAGCCGCCATGGTAGCAGGTGGGGACCAGGTTAGTAGCAGGCTGGGACCAGGTTAGTAGCAGGCTGGGACGAGGTTAGTAGCAGGTTAGTAGCAGGCTGGGACCAGGTTAGTAGCAGGTTAGAGCTTGAGAGCAGATTAGTAGCAGGTTGATATCAAGTTGGTAGCTGAGAAGAGTTGCAGATTTTCATGAATAACTTCTCAACATGCAATGTTGGGGTGTGACGTTACTTGTAATGTGACTGttgaccactagatgtcactaaatgaccaggggtcggcaacccgcggctctttggcgccgccctagtggctcccaagagctttttaaaaatatgaaaatggaaaaagatggtgtgaatatatattttttaatataatttctgtaggaggaaaaacatgacaagcgttttccaatgctgtaaacatgtttacaataaatatttaatttcaacatctcattataatggaagttaaacttaaagcgccatcgtacagcagctggtcacgtggtgcctcattctctccaggatgctgcagggaaaataaacatttcatcatgaatgctcattatgtatttgtagcctactaatcattttgatagtaggctaatgtagctaatatagacacttacagcatgtgttgccttcataataagccctatataaggcttccaatcttttgcggctccagacagatttgttttttggttcaatatggctctttcaacattttgggttgctaACCCCTGCTCTAATCCTTTTTTTAACCAGTAAATGACATCTCACTTTATATCATTTTGACTCGTCTCTTAAAATCTGTTGCTTTCCTTGTTGTGATTAAGCTGGTGACAGGTGGCATGTGGGGAAAGTACTAATGTGCTGTAAAGTGTGAACAACACGGGTTTGTCAGACCTGAGAGTCATATGATTTAGTTAGAATAAAAGTTGTTTCTGTAATATAAGTGTCAGTTAAACAGCATATTAAGGTTAACAGATGCAACTGTGTCTGAGTGCTCTGAACCTTGTTCTGATCCCTAAATATGGTGACAACAGAGGGATACCCTGTCCCCCCACCTGGCTGGACATTTAGAACTGAATTCTACAAATTCAGTTCTAAATGTCACTTTTACCCACAAGTATGTACCTACTTAGAATATGAATTAAATAAACTACATTTACACCAGCTTTTCATTCACCAATGACTTTCTGCCAACAGCAGTGCAGCGAAATGGCTAATCGTGTATGCTAGGACAAAAAGTTAAATATATGGCTTCTTATTTATCTACCCGTTCCCAAAAAGGACGATGCAAAAGAAAATCAGTGTTAAGGAGCTGGGACCCAACAACCCTGAACTTGCCACCACCAGTGGTGGGTAGACAGAGGAGTGGCCAAggcacacctgaacacacctgtcCATCCCTCCTActccagaaacacaaacagacctccccctccctgtctctccccccctccct
The window above is part of the Takifugu rubripes unplaced genomic scaffold, fTakRub1.2, whole genome shotgun sequence genome. Proteins encoded here:
- the LOC115248144 gene encoding ly-6/neurotoxin-like protein 1, with the translated sequence MSHLQLVMLLLCSLPLAAPLQCYTCVFPAISPLDCFKFPQECPAGQRCLSSTATGRRGSLQVSMYEKSCAVPSQCGVSGQKYASGLYFNYTNVCCDTDLCNGAGSITAVGRGRVALWLLAALVLLLA
- the LOC101063406 gene encoding chloride intracellular channel protein 4-like, producing MSDATQPKIELFVKAGSDGQSIGNCPFSQRLFMVLWLKGVTFDVTTVDMKRKPEILKDLAPGAQPPFLLCGSEVKTDTNKIEEFLEEKLCPPKYPRLAARNPESNTAGVDVFSKFSAYIKNSNPQTNETLEKGLLKALKKLDDYLGTPLPDEVDQNSSDDIISSARPFLDGQELTLADCNLLPKLHIVKVVCLKYRSFNIPQSLTNLWRYLNAAYAREEFSSTCPVDEEIHIAYSSVAKALK